In the genome of Pseudomonas protegens, one region contains:
- a CDS encoding TonB-dependent receptor has protein sequence MQIFLGEQHRLAHSIRATTASRPHLGWLLAGLAALPLPAAHAADNGVGAQDQEPTLKSVTVTATRREESLQKVPVAVSVVDGEQLERDNRNGVASIVQQVPSLNFRTGASNKDTSLFIRGVGTISTSPGVEPTVATVIDGVVYGRPGQATLDLLDLERIEVLRGPQGTLFGKNASAGVLNIVTKAPSAETHGYIDQAYYSGNESRTRFGIGGSLIPDTLKGSLTTLFGSYDGNVDNRHNGQEVNGYNRKGVRGKLEFTPSADLKLTLAADYMQAHDDAPNGVVSKALTPAFANALNPVRASSDNREINTDTRTHVEDINKGLSGQLDWNLGDYTLTSITAWRGWNNTQYQDGDRLSMVTAAFPGTADKGDLDYHQYSQELRLASPKGQFLEYVGGLFYLHGKDQETYQRTLTTTTSVNRGVADYSTTNDSYAVFGESTLNFTEDFRGIAGLRWTHDDLKYDHRRVSTSATTVSGIQPGTQSSGSVDEDGWSGRLGLQYDLSDTVTSYLTYSRGYKGPAYNVFFNMQPRDTDALKPETSNTWEAGIKASAWNNRLTTNLAVFHSEYDNYQANFFDTVAGQVVTRLINAGRVSSEGVELDYALQATQQLKFSGALAYTRARIDEFACPAGAAASCNVNGKPLPFSPDWKSYVRADYSIPLDNGLDLELGTDYSWQSQVQYDISQNPDTRQGAYGIWNASIALADYNDGWRVALLGKNLADKSYSPLLASGGNYIYRAVPRDDERYFGVQLRKDF, from the coding sequence ATGCAGATATTTCTTGGGGAGCAACACCGACTCGCGCATTCGATCCGTGCCACCACGGCGTCCCGCCCGCATCTGGGCTGGTTGCTGGCGGGGCTGGCGGCCTTGCCATTGCCCGCGGCCCACGCCGCCGATAACGGCGTGGGCGCCCAGGACCAGGAGCCGACCCTGAAGTCGGTGACGGTCACCGCCACGCGCCGCGAGGAGTCGCTGCAGAAGGTGCCGGTGGCGGTGTCCGTAGTGGATGGCGAGCAGTTGGAGCGGGACAACCGCAACGGCGTGGCGAGCATCGTGCAGCAGGTGCCGTCGTTGAATTTCCGCACCGGGGCCTCGAACAAGGACACCTCGCTGTTCATCCGCGGCGTGGGCACCATTTCCACCTCGCCGGGGGTGGAGCCGACGGTAGCGACGGTGATCGACGGCGTGGTCTACGGGCGTCCCGGGCAGGCCACCCTGGACCTGCTGGACCTGGAGCGGATCGAGGTGCTGCGCGGTCCCCAGGGCACCCTGTTCGGCAAGAACGCTTCGGCCGGGGTGCTGAATATCGTGACCAAGGCGCCTTCCGCCGAGACTCACGGCTACATCGATCAGGCCTATTACAGCGGCAACGAAAGCCGTACCCGTTTCGGCATTGGCGGCAGTCTGATTCCCGACACCCTCAAGGGCTCGCTCACCACCTTGTTCGGCAGTTACGACGGCAACGTGGACAACCGCCACAACGGCCAGGAGGTCAACGGCTACAACCGCAAGGGCGTGCGCGGCAAGCTGGAATTCACCCCCAGCGCCGACCTCAAGCTGACCCTGGCGGCGGACTACATGCAGGCCCATGACGACGCGCCCAATGGCGTGGTCAGCAAGGCGCTGACCCCGGCCTTCGCCAATGCCTTGAACCCGGTCCGGGCCAGCAGCGACAACCGTGAGATCAACACCGATACCCGCACCCATGTGGAGGACATCAACAAGGGCCTGTCCGGCCAGCTGGACTGGAACCTTGGCGACTACACCCTGACTTCGATCACCGCTTGGCGTGGCTGGAACAACACCCAGTACCAGGACGGTGACCGGCTTAGCATGGTCACCGCGGCGTTTCCCGGGACCGCCGACAAGGGCGACCTGGACTACCACCAGTACTCGCAAGAGCTGCGTCTGGCCTCGCCCAAGGGTCAGTTCCTGGAGTACGTCGGCGGCCTGTTCTACCTGCACGGCAAGGACCAGGAAACCTACCAGCGCACCCTGACCACGACCACCAGCGTCAACCGCGGGGTTGCCGACTACAGCACCACCAACGACAGCTACGCGGTCTTTGGCGAAAGCACCCTGAATTTCACCGAGGACTTTCGTGGTATCGCCGGTTTGCGCTGGACTCACGATGACCTGAAATACGACCACCGTCGGGTATCGACTTCGGCCACCACGGTCAGCGGGATCCAGCCGGGCACCCAGAGTTCGGGCTCGGTGGATGAGGACGGCTGGTCCGGTCGCCTGGGGCTGCAATACGACCTCAGCGACACCGTCACCAGCTACCTGACCTATTCCCGCGGCTACAAGGGCCCGGCCTACAACGTGTTCTTCAACATGCAGCCGCGGGACACCGATGCGCTCAAGCCCGAGACTTCCAACACCTGGGAGGCGGGGATCAAGGCCAGTGCCTGGAACAATCGCCTGACCACCAACCTGGCGGTGTTCCACAGCGAGTACGACAACTACCAGGCCAACTTTTTCGACACCGTGGCCGGGCAGGTGGTGACCCGCCTGATCAACGCCGGCCGCGTCAGCAGTGAAGGCGTCGAGCTGGACTACGCCTTGCAGGCCACCCAGCAATTGAAGTTCTCCGGGGCCCTGGCCTACACCCGGGCGCGCATCGACGAGTTCGCCTGCCCGGCGGGGGCCGCGGCGTCCTGCAACGTCAATGGCAAGCCGTTGCCCTTCAGCCCGGACTGGAAGAGCTATGTGCGGGCCGACTACAGCATCCCCCTGGATAACGGCCTGGATCTTGAGTTGGGCACCGACTACAGCTGGCAAAGCCAAGTGCAGTACGACATCAGCCAGAACCCCGACACCCGGCAGGGCGCCTACGGCATCTGGAACGCCAGCATCGCCCTGGCCGACTACAACGACGGCTGGCGCGTGGCGTTGCTGGGCAAGAACCTGGCCGACAAGTCCTATTCGCCGTTGCTGGCCAGTGGCGGCAACTACATCTACCGCGCGGTGCCCCGGGATGACGAGCGTTATTTCGGCGTGCAACTGCGCAAGGACTTCTGA
- a CDS encoding D-cysteine desulfhydrase — MIKQQLARFHRLDLLGSTTALEKLERLSAWIGRDIYVKRDDTTPLAMGGNKLRKLEYLAADALAQGADTLITAGAIQSNHVRQTAALAAKLGLGCVALLENPIGTEDPSYLGNGNRLLLELFDAKVELVENLDQADEQLQALAARLRSNGKKPYLVPIGGSNALGALGYVRAGLELAQQIEDSGLEFAAVVLASGSAGTHSGLALALSEVLPQLPVIGVTVSRSDEDQRPKVQGLAERTAELLGVNLPAAFNVQLWDEYFAPRYGEPNAGTLAAVKLLASQEGLLLDPVYTGKAMAGLLDGVGRQRFNDGPIIFLHTGGAPALFAYPGAFS, encoded by the coding sequence ATGATCAAACAACAGCTTGCCCGCTTTCACCGTCTCGACCTGCTCGGGTCTACCACCGCCCTGGAAAAACTCGAACGCCTGTCGGCCTGGATCGGGCGCGATATCTACGTCAAGCGCGACGACACCACGCCCCTGGCCATGGGCGGCAACAAGCTGCGCAAACTCGAATACCTGGCCGCCGATGCCCTGGCCCAGGGTGCCGACACCCTGATCACCGCCGGCGCGATCCAGTCCAACCACGTGCGCCAGACCGCGGCCCTGGCCGCCAAGCTGGGGCTGGGTTGCGTGGCCCTGCTGGAAAACCCCATCGGCACCGAAGACCCCAGCTACCTGGGCAACGGCAACCGCCTGCTGCTGGAGCTGTTCGATGCCAAGGTCGAGTTGGTGGAAAACCTCGACCAGGCCGACGAACAGTTGCAGGCCCTGGCCGCGCGCCTGCGCAGCAACGGCAAGAAACCCTACCTGGTGCCCATCGGCGGCTCCAATGCCCTCGGCGCCCTGGGTTACGTGCGCGCCGGCCTGGAGCTGGCGCAGCAGATCGAAGACAGCGGCCTGGAATTCGCCGCCGTGGTCCTGGCCTCCGGCAGCGCCGGCACCCACAGCGGCCTGGCCCTGGCCTTGAGCGAAGTGCTGCCGCAGTTGCCGGTGATCGGCGTCACCGTCTCGCGCAGCGACGAGGATCAGCGGCCCAAGGTCCAGGGCCTGGCCGAACGCACCGCCGAACTGCTGGGGGTGAACCTGCCGGCGGCGTTCAACGTGCAACTGTGGGACGAATACTTCGCCCCTCGTTACGGCGAACCCAATGCCGGCACCCTGGCCGCGGTCAAGTTGCTGGCCAGCCAGGAAGGCCTGTTGCTCGACCCGGTGTACACCGGCAAGGCCATGGCCGGCCTGCTGGACGGGGTTGGTCGCCAGCGTTTCAACGATGGCCCGATCATCTTCCTGCACACCGGCGGCGCCCCGGCCCTGTTCGCCTACCCCGGCGCCTTCTCCTAG
- a CDS encoding type II toxin-antitoxin system HicB family antitoxin, which translates to MKFPVVLHKDADSEYGVIVPDVPGCYSAGQTVSQAFENVKQALSLHYEGLVADGEPLPQVHEIDDHLDNPDYAGGVWGVVEFDVTPYFGKSVRFNATLPEHLLERIDQTVKRDQRYNSRSGFLAAAALRELSA; encoded by the coding sequence ATGAAATTCCCGGTGGTTCTGCACAAGGATGCCGACTCCGAATACGGGGTGATCGTTCCGGATGTGCCGGGCTGTTACTCCGCCGGCCAGACCGTGTCCCAGGCGTTCGAAAACGTGAAGCAGGCGCTGTCTCTGCATTACGAAGGATTGGTGGCCGATGGCGAGCCCCTGCCGCAGGTGCACGAAATCGATGATCACCTGGATAACCCCGACTACGCCGGGGGCGTATGGGGCGTGGTGGAGTTCGACGTGACGCCGTATTTCGGCAAGTCGGTGCGCTTCAATGCCACCCTGCCCGAGCACCTGCTGGAGCGCATCGATCAGACGGTCAAGCGTGACCAGCGCTACAACTCGCGTTCCGGGTTCCTGGCCGCCGCAGCGCTGCGCGAACTGTCGGCCTGA
- a CDS encoding LacI family DNA-binding transcriptional regulator, with protein sequence MTADTPPGRKRRGAGRVTLNTVARQAGVSAITVSRYFNQPDSVSPERRERIAAVVAELGYVPNLVAGGLASARGRIVAMVIPNISGPIFAQTIQGFSDTLSRHGYQLLLASSYFDAKQEESAVRAFLGWSPAALVLTSHFHSPGTEKMLAEAEIPLIETWDYQPQRQPMQIGFSHVQVGVSAARYLHAKGYRRIAFVQNSAPGDYSALERRDGYLATLKELGLPPRVFAPDPELAPFEAGKQAMEALMSAAARPDAIIFANDNLAAGALLAGQRAGLKIPEECAVLGFGDYPFAQMLLPSLSTIQPPALEIGVLAATRVLESLGVLPTDAEVQRLNLLQCQVIEREST encoded by the coding sequence TTGACTGCTGACACTCCCCCGGGCCGCAAGCGCCGCGGCGCCGGCCGCGTGACCCTGAACACCGTGGCGCGCCAGGCCGGAGTCTCGGCGATCACCGTGTCACGCTACTTCAACCAGCCCGACAGCGTCTCCCCGGAGCGCCGGGAGCGCATCGCCGCGGTGGTGGCCGAACTCGGCTACGTGCCCAATCTGGTGGCCGGCGGCTTGGCCTCGGCCCGGGGCAGGATCGTCGCCATGGTCATTCCGAACATTTCCGGACCGATCTTCGCCCAGACCATCCAGGGCTTCAGCGACACCCTCAGCCGCCACGGCTATCAGTTGCTGCTGGCCTCCAGCTACTTCGACGCGAAACAGGAAGAGAGCGCGGTACGGGCCTTTCTCGGCTGGTCGCCGGCAGCCCTGGTGCTGACCAGCCACTTCCACAGCCCGGGCACGGAAAAGATGCTCGCCGAAGCCGAGATCCCGCTGATCGAAACCTGGGATTACCAGCCCCAGCGCCAGCCCATGCAGATCGGATTTTCCCACGTTCAAGTGGGGGTCAGCGCCGCTCGCTACCTGCACGCCAAGGGCTACCGGCGCATCGCCTTCGTGCAGAACAGCGCCCCCGGCGACTACAGCGCCCTGGAGCGCCGCGATGGCTATCTCGCCACCCTGAAAGAGCTGGGGTTGCCGCCCAGGGTATTTGCCCCGGATCCCGAGCTTGCCCCCTTCGAAGCGGGCAAGCAGGCCATGGAGGCGCTGATGAGCGCCGCAGCGCGCCCCGACGCCATCATCTTCGCCAACGACAACCTGGCCGCCGGCGCTCTGTTGGCCGGGCAACGCGCCGGGCTGAAGATCCCCGAGGAGTGCGCGGTGCTGGGCTTTGGCGACTACCCCTTCGCCCAGATGCTGCTACCGAGCCTGAGCACCATCCAGCCACCGGCGCTGGAGATCGGCGTACTGGCCGCGACCCGGGTCCTGGAGAGCCTCGGGGTGCTGCCGACCGACGCCGAGGTACAGCGCCTGAACCTGCTGCAATGCCAGGTGATCGAACGCGAAAGCACCTAG
- a CDS encoding LLM class flavin-dependent oxidoreductase, whose translation MSRSTRQLKLGAFLMATGHHVAAWRHPQVPAQAALDFAVYKELAQIAEAARFDALFVADSLAAPTGAIASRMARSDYFEPLTLLCALAAVTERIGLIATSTTSYNVPYHVARKFASLDHLSGGRAGWNLVTSDNAAEAQNFGRDEHFGHAERYRRAREFHQVVTGLWDSWEDDAFVRNKATGEYYDPNKQHLLDHRGEFFQVKGPLNVPRPPQGYPVIVQAGSSESGRDLAAQTAEVVFTAQPSLAAAQAFYADLKGRLKQYDRSTESLKIMPGVFVVVGDSESQAREKFESFQALVEPEVGVALLGRMLGNFDLSGYPLDGPLPSLPLTQSGQQSRQQLLTELAGKDNLTLAQLGRKIAGGRGHYSLIGTPGQIADELQAWFEEGAADGFNVLVPHLPDGLGDFATGVIPELQRRGLFRTEYEGRTLRENLGLARPKNQFV comes from the coding sequence ATGTCCCGTTCCACTCGCCAGCTCAAGCTCGGCGCCTTTCTCATGGCCACCGGTCACCACGTTGCCGCCTGGCGGCATCCGCAGGTGCCGGCCCAGGCAGCGCTGGACTTTGCAGTCTATAAAGAACTGGCACAGATCGCCGAAGCCGCGCGCTTCGATGCGCTGTTTGTCGCCGACAGCCTGGCAGCGCCTACCGGTGCCATCGCCAGTCGCATGGCCCGTTCCGATTACTTCGAGCCGTTGACATTGCTTTGCGCCCTGGCGGCCGTGACCGAGCGGATAGGGCTTATTGCCACTAGCACTACGAGCTATAACGTACCGTACCACGTAGCACGTAAATTCGCTTCGCTGGACCATCTTTCAGGGGGCCGGGCGGGGTGGAACCTGGTGACTTCGGACAATGCCGCCGAGGCGCAGAATTTCGGTCGGGATGAACATTTCGGGCATGCCGAACGGTATCGCCGGGCCCGGGAGTTTCATCAGGTGGTGACCGGGCTCTGGGACAGTTGGGAGGACGACGCCTTTGTCCGGAACAAGGCCACTGGCGAGTATTACGACCCGAACAAGCAGCATTTACTGGACCATCGCGGCGAATTCTTCCAGGTCAAAGGGCCCTTGAATGTGCCGCGCCCGCCCCAGGGTTACCCGGTGATCGTGCAGGCCGGCTCCTCGGAAAGTGGCCGCGACCTGGCGGCGCAGACGGCCGAGGTGGTGTTCACCGCGCAGCCTTCCCTGGCCGCTGCTCAGGCGTTTTATGCCGACTTGAAGGGCCGTCTCAAGCAGTACGATCGTAGTACGGAATCGCTGAAAATCATGCCCGGGGTGTTCGTGGTGGTGGGGGACAGCGAAAGCCAGGCCCGGGAGAAATTCGAATCGTTCCAGGCACTGGTGGAGCCCGAAGTGGGGGTGGCCCTGCTCGGGCGGATGCTGGGCAATTTCGATTTGTCCGGTTATCCGCTGGATGGACCCTTGCCGTCGTTGCCTCTGACCCAGAGCGGTCAGCAAAGCCGCCAGCAGTTGCTCACCGAGCTGGCCGGCAAGGACAACCTGACCCTGGCTCAGTTGGGGCGCAAGATTGCCGGCGGGCGCGGGCACTACAGCCTGATCGGTACGCCCGGGCAGATTGCCGATGAACTGCAGGCCTGGTTCGAGGAGGGCGCGGCCGATGGTTTCAATGTGTTGGTGCCGCACCTGCCGGACGGCCTGGGGGATTTTGCGACGGGGGTAATTCCGGAACTGCAGCGGCGCGGGCTGTTCAGAACTGAATACGAGGGCCGGACCCTGCGGGAAAACCTGGGGCTGGCGCGACCGAAGAACCAGTTTGTGTAA
- a CDS encoding type II toxin-antitoxin system HicA family toxin: protein MRSREMIGKIEADGWYLIAVKGSHHQYKHPWKPGRVTIRHPDADLPRGTINSILKQAGLK, encoded by the coding sequence ATGCGCAGTCGGGAGATGATCGGCAAGATCGAGGCGGATGGTTGGTACCTGATCGCCGTGAAGGGCAGTCACCATCAGTACAAGCATCCCTGGAAGCCAGGGCGCGTCACCATCAGGCACCCGGATGCGGATCTGCCCCGGGGCACGATCAACAGCATCTTGAAACAGGCGGGCCTGAAATGA
- the betT gene encoding choline transporter BetT, whose product MNPPVFYFAASFILIFGVVVISMPEQAGAWLLAAQNWAANTVGWYYMLAMTLYLVFVVVTALSGYGKIKLGADHDEPEFSYLSWAGMLFAAGISITLFFFCVSEPLTHMLQPPQGEAGTAEAARQGMQLLFLHWGLHGWGVFAFVGMALAYFAYRHNLPLALRSALYPLIGKRINGPIGYAVDGFGIIATVFGLGADMGFGVLHLNSGLDYLFGIAHTQWVQVGLITLMMGAAIIVAVSGVDKGVRVMSDINMLLAVALLLFVLFAGPTQHLLNTLIQNLGDYLGALPTKSFDVYAYNPPSDWLGGWTVFYWAWWIAWSPFVGLFIARISRGRTIREFVFGVLLIPLGFTLAWMSIFGNSAIDQVLNHGMSALGLSAIDNPSMTLYLLLETYPWSQTVIAVTVFISFVFFVTSADSGTVVLSTLSARGGNADEDGPKWLRVFWGAMTALVTSALLFAGSIDSLKSAVVLTSLPFSLILLLMMWGLHKAFYLESQKRIAQLHSLAPVAPSRRGKGGWRQRLSQAVHFPSRDEVYRFLDQTVRPAIEEVTAVFVEKGLNVVTQPDPANDSVSLEIGHGDEHPFIYQVQMRGYFTPSFARGGMGPKELRNRRYYRAEVHLAEGSQDYDLMGYSKEQIINDILDQYERHMQFLHLVR is encoded by the coding sequence ATGAACCCTCCGGTGTTCTACTTCGCCGCAAGCTTTATCCTGATCTTCGGCGTGGTGGTGATTTCCATGCCGGAACAGGCCGGCGCCTGGCTCCTGGCGGCGCAAAACTGGGCGGCCAATACGGTCGGCTGGTACTACATGCTGGCGATGACCTTGTACCTGGTCTTCGTGGTGGTCACCGCCTTGTCCGGCTACGGCAAGATCAAGCTCGGTGCCGACCACGACGAACCCGAGTTCAGCTACCTGTCCTGGGCCGGCATGCTGTTCGCCGCCGGGATCAGCATCACCCTGTTCTTCTTCTGCGTCTCCGAGCCCCTGACCCACATGCTGCAACCGCCCCAGGGCGAGGCCGGCACCGCCGAGGCGGCGCGTCAGGGCATGCAGTTGCTGTTTCTGCACTGGGGCCTGCACGGCTGGGGGGTGTTCGCCTTCGTCGGCATGGCCCTGGCCTATTTCGCCTACCGGCACAACCTGCCGCTGGCCCTGCGTTCGGCGCTGTACCCGCTGATCGGCAAGCGCATCAACGGCCCCATCGGCTATGCGGTGGACGGCTTCGGCATCATCGCCACGGTGTTCGGCCTGGGCGCCGACATGGGCTTTGGCGTGCTGCACCTGAACTCCGGGCTCGACTACCTGTTCGGCATCGCTCACACCCAGTGGGTTCAGGTCGGCCTGATCACCCTGATGATGGGTGCGGCGATCATTGTCGCGGTGTCGGGAGTCGACAAGGGCGTGCGGGTGATGTCCGACATCAACATGCTGCTGGCGGTGGCGCTGCTGCTGTTCGTGCTGTTCGCCGGCCCCACCCAACACTTGCTCAACACCCTGATCCAGAACCTCGGCGACTACCTGGGCGCCTTGCCGACCAAGAGTTTCGACGTCTATGCCTATAACCCTCCCAGCGACTGGCTGGGCGGCTGGACGGTGTTCTACTGGGCCTGGTGGATTGCCTGGTCGCCGTTCGTGGGGCTGTTCATCGCGCGGATTTCCCGGGGCCGGACCATTCGTGAGTTCGTCTTCGGCGTGCTGCTGATTCCCCTGGGTTTCACCCTGGCGTGGATGTCGATCTTCGGTAACAGCGCCATCGACCAGGTGCTCAACCACGGCATGAGCGCCCTGGGCCTGTCGGCCATCGACAACCCGTCGATGACCCTCTACCTGCTGCTGGAAACCTACCCCTGGAGCCAGACCGTGATCGCGGTCACGGTGTTCATCAGCTTCGTGTTCTTCGTCACCTCGGCGGACTCCGGCACCGTGGTGCTCTCGACCCTGTCGGCCAGGGGCGGCAACGCCGACGAGGACGGGCCGAAATGGCTGCGGGTGTTCTGGGGCGCGATGACCGCGCTGGTCACCAGCGCGTTGTTGTTCGCCGGCAGCATCGACTCGCTGAAGTCGGCGGTGGTGCTGACCTCGCTGCCGTTCTCGCTGATTCTGCTGCTGATGATGTGGGGGCTGCACAAGGCGTTCTACCTGGAGTCGCAGAAGCGCATCGCCCAACTGCACTCCCTGGCCCCGGTAGCGCCTTCGCGGCGCGGCAAGGGCGGCTGGCGCCAGCGTCTGAGTCAGGCGGTGCACTTCCCGTCACGGGATGAGGTGTATCGCTTCCTCGACCAGACGGTGCGTCCGGCCATCGAAGAGGTGACCGCGGTGTTCGTCGAGAAAGGCCTGAACGTGGTGACCCAGCCCGACCCGGCCAACGACAGCGTGAGCCTGGAAATCGGTCACGGCGACGAGCATCCGTTCATCTACCAGGTGCAGATGCGCGGCTACTTCACCCCGTCCTTCGCCCGTGGCGGCATGGGCCCCAAAGAACTGCGCAACCGCCGTTACTACCGGGCCGAGGTGCACCTGGCCGAGGGCAGTCAGGATTACGACCTGATGGGCTACAGCAAGGAGCAGATCATCAACGACATCCTCGACCAGTACGAACGCCACATGCAGTTCCTGCACCTGGTGCGCTGA
- the tcyJ gene encoding cystine ABC transporter substrate-binding protein, protein MNFSVLRRNLLIGTLGLALGAGLMGQAVAGEQLQKIKDAGVINVGLEGTYPPFSYVDENGKLAGFEVEFSEALANKLGVKVKLQPTKWDGILAALESKRLDAVINQVTISEERKKKYDFSTPYTVSGIQALTQKKDEGKFKTAADLGGHKVGVGLGTNYEQWLKDNVPTAIIKTYDDDPTKYQDLRVGRIDAILVDRLAAFELIKKTKDTLVVSGEPFSRQEAGVALRKGEPELLAAVNKAIEELRADGTLKKLSEKYFNADVTQ, encoded by the coding sequence ATGAATTTTTCCGTACTGCGTCGCAATCTGCTGATCGGCACACTGGGCCTGGCCCTCGGTGCCGGATTGATGGGACAAGCGGTTGCCGGCGAGCAACTGCAGAAGATCAAGGACGCGGGCGTGATCAACGTCGGCCTGGAAGGCACGTATCCACCTTTCAGTTACGTCGACGAAAACGGCAAGCTGGCCGGCTTCGAAGTGGAATTCTCCGAAGCCCTGGCGAACAAGCTCGGGGTCAAGGTCAAGCTGCAACCGACCAAATGGGACGGCATCCTCGCCGCCCTGGAATCCAAGCGCCTGGACGCGGTGATCAACCAGGTGACCATCTCCGAGGAGCGCAAGAAAAAGTACGATTTCTCCACTCCCTACACCGTCTCCGGGATCCAGGCCCTGACCCAGAAAAAGGATGAAGGCAAGTTCAAGACCGCCGCCGACCTGGGTGGCCACAAGGTCGGCGTGGGCCTGGGCACCAACTACGAGCAATGGCTCAAGGACAACGTGCCCACCGCCATCATCAAGACCTACGACGATGATCCGACCAAGTACCAGGACCTGCGCGTAGGCCGGATCGACGCCATCCTGGTGGACCGTCTGGCGGCCTTCGAGCTGATCAAGAAAACCAAGGACACCCTGGTGGTTTCCGGCGAACCCTTCTCCCGCCAGGAAGCCGGTGTGGCCCTGCGCAAAGGCGAACCCGAACTGCTGGCCGCGGTGAACAAGGCGATCGAGGAACTGCGCGCCGATGGCACGCTGAAAAAGCTCTCGGAAAAGTACTTCAACGCTGACGTCACCCAATAA
- the epsC gene encoding serine O-acetyltransferase EpsC — protein MSERSSHWQLQTIVGQLRDARDQWRTRNGRVSGEQGGRELPSRAAMAEILEALCGALFPMRLGPVDLREESEDFYVGHTLDAALNSLLAQARLELRYVARQNGESDAEVNAKAIRLIQDFALALPGLRVLLDTDVLAAYHGDPAARSVDEVLLCYPGILAVIHHRLAHHLYRAGLPLLARISSEIAHSATGIDIHPGAQIGRSFFIDHGTGVVIGETAIIGERVRIYQAVTLGAKRFPADEDGQLQKGHPRHPIVEDDVVIYAGATILGRITIGKGSTIGGNVWLTRSVPAGCNLTQANLQHDDGSQK, from the coding sequence GTGAGCGAGCGTTCCAGCCATTGGCAATTGCAGACCATCGTTGGCCAACTGCGCGATGCCCGTGATCAGTGGCGTACCCGCAACGGTCGGGTCAGCGGCGAGCAGGGCGGGCGTGAGTTGCCGTCGCGAGCGGCCATGGCAGAGATTCTTGAGGCCCTGTGCGGAGCCCTGTTCCCCATGAGGCTGGGGCCGGTGGATCTGCGCGAAGAGAGTGAGGACTTTTACGTCGGCCATACCCTGGACGCAGCGCTCAACTCGTTGCTGGCCCAGGCGCGCCTGGAGCTGCGTTATGTGGCCCGGCAGAACGGCGAGTCGGATGCCGAGGTCAACGCCAAGGCGATCCGCCTGATCCAGGATTTCGCCCTGGCCCTGCCCGGCCTGCGGGTGCTGCTGGACACCGACGTGCTGGCCGCCTACCACGGCGACCCGGCGGCCCGCAGCGTGGATGAAGTGCTGCTGTGCTACCCGGGCATCCTGGCGGTGATTCACCACCGCCTGGCGCACCATCTGTACCGTGCAGGTTTGCCATTGCTGGCGCGGATCAGCTCGGAAATCGCCCACTCGGCCACCGGTATCGACATTCACCCCGGGGCGCAGATCGGCCGCAGCTTCTTCATCGACCACGGTACTGGCGTGGTGATCGGCGAAACCGCGATCATCGGCGAGCGGGTGCGCATTTACCAGGCGGTGACCCTGGGCGCCAAGCGCTTCCCGGCGGACGAAGACGGCCAGTTGCAGAAAGGCCACCCGCGCCACCCGATCGTCGAGGACGACGTGGTGATCTACGCCGGCGCGACCATCCTCGGGCGCATCACCATCGGCAAGGGCTCGACCATTGGCGGCAACGTCTGGCTGACCCGCAGCGTGCCGGCCGGCTGCAACCTGACCCAGGCCAACCTGCAGCACGACGACGGCTCGCAGAAGTAG
- the tcyL gene encoding cystine ABC transporter permease, which translates to MEAGLQLALDSAPFLLKGAYYTVILSLGGMFFGLLLGFGLALMRLSRLALVSWIARVYVSFFRGTPLLVQLFVIYYGLPQLGLELDPLPAALIGFSLNMAAYACEILRAAIGSIERGQWEAAASIGMTRAQTLRRAILPQAMRTALPPLGNSFISLVKDTALAATIQVPELFRQAQLITARTFEIFTMYLAAALIYWILASVLAHLQNRLEQRVNRHDQES; encoded by the coding sequence ATGGAAGCAGGTCTGCAACTGGCGCTGGATTCAGCGCCATTTCTCCTCAAGGGCGCGTATTACACGGTCATCCTCAGCCTCGGCGGCATGTTCTTCGGACTGCTGCTGGGCTTCGGCCTGGCCTTGATGCGCCTGTCGCGCCTGGCCCTGGTGAGCTGGATTGCCCGGGTCTACGTGTCGTTCTTTCGCGGCACGCCGCTCTTGGTGCAACTGTTCGTGATCTATTACGGCCTGCCGCAACTGGGGCTGGAACTGGACCCGTTGCCCGCCGCGCTGATCGGCTTTTCCCTGAACATGGCGGCCTACGCCTGTGAAATCCTCAGGGCCGCCATCGGCTCCATCGAACGCGGTCAATGGGAAGCCGCCGCCAGCATCGGCATGACCCGGGCCCAGACCCTGCGCCGGGCGATCCTGCCGCAAGCCATGCGCACCGCCCTGCCGCCACTGGGCAACAGCTTCATTTCCCTGGTCAAGGACACCGCCCTGGCCGCCACCATCCAGGTGCCGGAACTGTTCCGCCAGGCGCAGTTGATCACCGCCCGTACCTTCGAAATCTTCACCATGTATCTTGCCGCCGCGCTGATCTACTGGATTCTCGCCAGCGTGCTCGCGCACCTGCAGAACCGCCTGGAACAGCGGGTCAATCGGCACGACCAGGAGTCCTGA